In the genome of Desulfovibrio sp. JC022, the window CCCAGCTTAAGGGCACTCAAGGAAGCTGACATATTAAAATAGCAATCGGACGAACTTAGACTTTTATCCAGATAAGGACGTACTATTTTCATAAACAGATCAGTCAGTCCGGATCGGGCAAAAATCCTGAATAAAGCGGCGTTACGCAATTCACTGTAGCCAAGAGAGAGTAATCTTTTTAAAAGCAAATCCCAATTTACACAATTATCACCGGCTTCACCCAACAAAAACTCACTCATGCAAAGCAACAACTCAGCCCTATCGGCAGAGATGTTACGCCGGGATAGCCCCGCAACGATTTCAGAGATCGCAGCAGCCCTTGAATCAGGTAAATGATCTTTCAATACCCGTGCATATGCGGCCATACCCACTGTACCGCTGAGTTCAGGGCTTTTTGTAAAACGATCAAGTCTTTCCTTCAGCTCAAGAACATCATTATAAACTTCAACTTCACGGCCTACCTCAAACAATTCCCCAAGCCCGCCTCCAACATCAGGAGTGACTATGGCACATCCACAAGCAGCAGCTTCGAAAAGCCTAAAATTTACTTCACCGAAAAGAGCTTCATTAGGGACGACTCTGGTTTGCCTGTAGACCGACATCATCTCATAATAATTCAAGCTGTCTTCGAGATTAAGGGCATATTGAGACTTCAAAAAATTAACAAACCAAAGCCGCGATCTCCTGTGCTCTGTTACCCTGCCTACAAAGGTGAGATCGTGCTCCCGTCTTGAATGCGGTATCACTCCGGAACCGACAGCCGCCCCCCCTGACAGGATAGCCATCCAAGGCATCCATTCAACTTTTGCACTGCAAGCTTTGCTAAACTGTGAGACATATTTTTTTTGTGTGGTCAGAACACAATCAAAAAGATCAGCATAGTATTTATGCCAGTACATATTCATGTGTGTATCCACGGACCAGAAAACCTTAATACAATCCAACTTATGAAGACCATGCAAAAAAAGTCTGCGCCCCAGAGACTCCTGCTGCAATATTACATCCGGACAAAAATCCATTTCATCTAACTTTGCAGGAAGATCAAGTCTTCCATCCTGCCCATGAAGATATTTAACCTCATTCCCCATTGCAATGAAGGCTTCCACTAGCGGCAGAGTACAATTTATCAACAAA includes:
- a CDS encoding glycosyltransferase gives rise to the protein MGNEVKYLHGQDGRLDLPAKLDEMDFCPDVILQQESLGRRLFLHGLHKLDCIKVFWSVDTHMNMYWHKYYADLFDCVLTTQKKYVSQFSKACSAKVEWMPWMAILSGGAAVGSGVIPHSRREHDLTFVGRVTEHRRSRLWFVNFLKSQYALNLEDSLNYYEMMSVYRQTRVVPNEALFGEVNFRLFEAAACGCAIVTPDVGGGLGELFEVGREVEVYNDVLELKERLDRFTKSPELSGTVGMAAYARVLKDHLPDSRAAAISEIVAGLSRRNISADRAELLLCMSEFLLGEAGDNCVNWDLLLKRLLSLGYSELRNAALFRIFARSGLTDLFMKIVRPYLDKSLSSSDCYFNMSASLSALKLGQWEVAKHFWYAYAALGRSANIVKPEDDVHLLKLWGDAAFKSGLSIRSGVAFNEDEGIPSCASDCFFAALHRRPSDKELYMKLDSVFNGVKGGEPTRLGFLSHLSLHYPDDWRISAEVAVTSLKVFRFQEGLKELENARVLAEKSGQDRFFYRKMESEIPLFYKLVNRSGM